The Daucus carota subsp. sativus chromosome 7, DH1 v3.0, whole genome shotgun sequence genome window below encodes:
- the LOC108193194 gene encoding tobamovirus multiplication protein 2A yields the protein MACKGFLECLLKLFNFLLTLVGLAMVGYSIYLFVEYKNASSFDPGMAPSSGEMVQFGRPLLMAVSLSSNILDNLPQAWFIYLFFGIGVIIFFISCFGCIGAATRNGCCLSCYSVLLIFLILVELAAAAFIFFDESWKDQIPDDKTGNFDKISDFLEKNWKIARWAALGAIVLQALVFLLAILVRAANQPPEYDSDDEYIGGPRQQRQPLINNRAPVPATGVPVAGTLDNRPSRNDAWSTRMREKYGLDTSEFTYNPSEPNRNQQASPHQQAEEGSRCTIM from the exons atgGCATGTAAAGGGTTTCTCGAGTGCCTATTGAAGCTCTTCAACTTCTTGTTAACTCTTGTTGGGCTGGCCATGGTTGGCTATTCCATCTACCTTTTCGTTGAGTACAAAAATGCATCTTCATTTGATCCTGGTATGGCACCTTCCAGTGGTGAAATGGTACAGTTTGGTCGTCCATTACTGATGGCTGTGTCACTATCAAGCAACATTCTTGATAACTTGCCTCAAGCCTG GTTCATTTACTTATTCTTTGGTATTGGTGTGATCATCTTCTTTATATCCTGTTTTGGATGCATAGGAGCAGCAACAAGGAATGGGTGCTGTCTGTCTTGT TATTCTGTATTGTTGATATTCTTGATCTTGGTAGAGCTAGCTGCAGCAGCATTTATATTCTTCGACGAAAGTTGGAAAGAT CAAATTCCAGATGACAAAACTGgcaattttgataaaatttcgGATTTTCTGGAAAAGAACTGGAAAATTGCGAGATGGGCTGCTCTTGGGGCTATAGTTCTTCAG GCTCTAGTTTTCTTGCTGGCTATATTGGTAAGGGCTGCCAATCAGCCACCAGaatatgatagtgatgatgagtATATAGGAGGCCCTAGGCAACAACGCCAGCCGTTAATCAATAACAGAGCGCCAGTTCCCGCTACAGGTGTCCCTGTTGCTGGTACCCTTGACAACCGTCCCAGCAGGAATGATGCTTGGAGCACACGTATGCGGGAAAAG TATGGACTTGATACTTCGGAGTTCACATATAACCCATCTGAACCAAACAGGAATCAGCAAGCTTCCCCACATCAGCAAGCAGAGGAGGGGAGTCGTTGCACAATCATGTAA